Below is a genomic region from Polypterus senegalus isolate Bchr_013 chromosome 13, ASM1683550v1, whole genome shotgun sequence.
GTATGATTATATTGCAGATTGTTAGGCAGAGGGAATTCATCTGGATTAATATGTAAACTCCCTGTCACAATCTGAGTACTCCATACAACTAACGGCTGCAAGGTACTACACTCGCCTTAACTAAACATTAGTGCTtaggtatatacagtaaaactatGTGATGAGGTATGTGGTGGTTCTCTGTGTTGGATGATTGGCACTGATTCACAGTTTAACCAAAATGGAGTATTCCCTTATTACCATATGAGCTACACAccactttatttgtttatttgctaattttttttaGGTGTTGGGTGCTTGTACACTTGGGAAAATGGAGACCAAACAGGTGTGAATGTATACATTTGCTGACTACTTTTCATATCTTCAGATtttgataaatgaaaaaaataataatctgctTAACTTTGTCTAGTCTTTGGCCCGTCTACATTTTAAACTTCTAATTAACCGCACGAGGGTGGCATTATTCTTGTAGAAGTTTACGTTTTAAAAGTACGCCAACAAACTACTCCCACTCATCTCTTGGATGGAAGCGGTTGCTTGTCTATTCAGAGAAGTCTCTCttcattgatttgttttaaatcaaTCTTTGTGTGGGTGTAAGTTCCTGAATGACTTGGCTATGGATGTGCTGTGCGGATATTCATTCTGTTCATCGCTCACCAATTCAGAAAATAACATTTGATTCATTGTGCTTATTATAGACTTGATATGTAAATAACAAACAGTTGATTAACTTCAAAAATTAcctaatatttgtttttaaaaattgcatgctttcaattttatttaagcTTATACAAAAGTTGTGAAACGCTTCCTTGACACTTTAATCATTCATGTAAAACATATCATAAGatgattagttttgttttttctttaataacattacaaataaattattacaaGAGGTCTAGCAAAAGGCCCATTTTATAGATTAACTTCCCTTATGCTAGTTACCTACAGTGAATACTGAGAATGACTTTGTGGGTCATTTAACATTTTTGAGTCTTATTTTTGTTATGTAACTTGATGTTTTCAGCAATAGCCACTTCAATGAAGCTCAGGACACACCTTAAAACTTTAGTGACAAGATGCTATTCCATTTACCAGGTTTATTTGTTCAGTTAATAGATAAGATGCTCCAATGTCTGATTTGGATGGTTTTTGAAAACTGCCATAGTGTTCAGCTCCAGTAGAATGATTTGTTCCAGAGTATCTGTGAAGAGTGTTGGAGTTTCCATCTTGAAAGTACTTGCCTTTATTTTTCCACTGATAAACCATACTAAAGCCTTTTTAAATATTCCCctttgcctgtgtgtgtgtttttttttttttaagaagcagTCCTCATTGTTCATccttgaattttatttaatagattcAAGCCTTCCAATTTTCAGCTCCAAAGCTCTAAATAATGTGTACTAGAATTAATTCTGACAGAAGGTTGTGTGTTACTTACTGATGTCTTTATACTTTGAATGGTAccagaaatatgtttattacagttctttttgtctcttatttttttttaagataaacatatttttaaattatttttaaacaaaaactctTCAAAAAGTGTATACGTTACAAATTAAACAAGTTAGAATCCTTTATAGATTAGTCCTTCATCTGTCAtaggtttattttttgtgttgaaaCTGCACATTTGTACAGTGTAAATGATTTCCTTTAAAAACTTCCTTAGTGTTTTCTTTTACACTTTCTTTGGAGCCTTCAAGCTGCTTTATAAGTAATAGCTAAGGCATACATGGTAACTTTGATAGTATTTTCTAGATTCTACATTGTAGAGCTAGCACTATTCTTGTAAGAAATTTGTTGTAATTTGTAGAAATGTTCAGCAAATGGCATTTTTTCTGTAATTAAGAAGTATAAGATAGGGACAATAGAAATtgatcaaaatattaaaatcaattgGTATGTAACTATAAAGCTTGAACAAATTGATTTATGTCATGATTCATATGACATAAATCATAATGAAAGACATTAAAGCTCAATTTGCACATGCCTTTAACTTGTATGCTTTTTTTGTCTGGGTTAATTAGTTATTCAAAGAGCACATTCTTATTCAACATTAAAGGATCCCTAAATGTTGCTACAGCTATTCCTAAATAGACCTATTCAATACATTATGTTTAGACTTCTCATTCTGTCTATTTATCAGGTACACTCACGTCTTCGAGATCTCATCGACAGTCACACAAGTGTTTGGGCAAGAGCCAGATTTCAAGATGTGTGGCCATCACCAGAGAATATCTGGATTTTTGAACGGTATGCTAAAATGACCTTAAAATATGTAATTCTGAATTTAGATTTGAGCATCAGCACTGTATTAACTGTTATCTCTTGTGTTTTGTATGGTTTCTACAGAATGATTGTAATTTtggaatattgtttctttttgagAGTTATTTCTAATAattgttattaaatataattagaaATACTCAGTTTTATACTTAATTGTTACGTTTCCCATTGTGTTTTTAAACAGTGCTGCACACAGTGGAAATTTTGGCGCAGCAGTTAAATTAGGCATTGCTTACCTTTACAATGAAGGGCGTAagtgtttgtatttttcttttctttctttacttctctGTGATTCCTTGACTAGTTTTAAAATTTAGTGTTTAACATCCTGTCATGCTAAGGCATATACCTGAATTCCTATTTAGAAAGTACAAATTTCTTTTACaacataattatatattataattttaaatgtgaaagATTTTCCCCAAGTCTTTTATGGCGTGTTTTTACCTCTCTTCTCAAAAGAATCCACCTGTTAAATTCCTCCTTAAATTTTATTAACATAGTTGAGTttacccttttttatttatttattgtttttgctttgtcaataGCATCTGTAAGTGATGAGGGACGTGCAGAGGTGTGTGGAGAAAAGGCTTCTCACTATTTTAGCCTTGCTGAGAGCTTGCGGATACCTCCTGAACCTTTCACCTGGCTGTTCATAAGACCACCCTGGTCTCCAACTGGTAGCTGCTGCAAAGCTGTAGTGTTTGAAAGTATGAAGCAAGAAAGCTTGGCTTGGCCTGTAAGAATGACCATTCTCTTTTGATATTTATGGACTACAGTGCAATATTCCTGTAtttgttgttacttttatttttaatatcggTTAAATGGTTGAATGTACcataaatgactttttttttttgttttaagtcaatGAAAGGAATCCTTTTGCACTGTTTGGCCAGAGTGCTTCTGCTCTTTGATGTAAGTATTTCTTTTGCgtattctttttagaatttttttttttttttctgtcatgtttAGATTTAGGTAATTTATTAGTAGATGTTAATTTAAGATATATCGTTTCTTACACGAGGCAATCACTTTCATAACTGAATATTGTGGAATGTTTGCAGTTGTTTCTTATTTATGAAATGGAAAGCAGGAAAGAGTTGTAGTTAAAGATATAAATTAACTTTAAAGTTGTTGAGGCATAAAAGGATTTATTCCAGGTCCTTGAATTGAATGAAGTGGATTGAAGAATGTCTTGTTGCTTAAATTGAGTACATTGGTTCAGATAACTATTTGCTGCATTCATAGCACTATCTGTTGTATCATGTATAAGTGTAGCTAAGTATATAATCTCACTATATTTATGTCCcagaaaaattacaattttgatAACTGATCGAATTTTCTTGTCTTATGAGCAGTGGTCCATGTGTGGCATTCACTGGTATTTAACACTGTAATATTATGCAGCAAAATGTAATAGCATGCAGTGTGGTTTTACAGTAGACAAAGAAATAGAAAAGGGAATGAAGAcaaattatgtaaatataatattaaagcATCATGCAGTTGCAAAAGTAAAATGATTGTATTAAAACGGCGAAAAAGTCCATAGTAGCAAACGTCTAGTAAAGTGACATAAAAAAGGAGACCATTGTGTATACATATTACGTTATGAGCAGCACTCTAATATAACCTCATACTTCTACTTAAACTAAAGctaaaaatactttgttacaATCTCTGGGATGGTatagaaacataagtaaagattTGGAAGAATTGAGAGTAAAACGTAAAAAACTGGGCAGTAAAgtgtaaattataaaaatagcCAGTTATTCAGAAATTACAAGGAGAAACAAAGAAGTAGTACTATCGTTTAATTTCCTAAATTGGTAATTAGCATACTTTGCACTAAATGTGAGGTGTTTCAGAAGGTTTTCTTTCCAGCCAATCTGACAATtgaacttttaaattttaaatatactttttttattttctgttgaagTCACaatgttgtgtgtttttatttctccTCAGTTTAGACCTTAGAAAACTGTACAGGGCGTTACAAAAATGTGCAACAGAGGGCACATTACCAAGAGTAAAAACATAGTGTCTGTTAGCATAATCTCATATTACAATATGTATGGATTTTGGGTTTAAATTCAATATGTTTCTGATGTGTCTTTTCTCATTATTGAAATTAATTAGAAACCATAATCTTCCATTAAAAAGGAGAATTGTGCTAGCTGCATTTTGAGATCTTCTAACTTGAACTTGGCCGCTGCTGCAAATGTAACTACTtttctaaaaggaaaacaaatttaaacCGAAGAAAACTGAAAGGGGTGGCATGTACAAAATGATAGCTTCAGTAAATAATTGGGCATAGAAAGGTCTGGTAAAATGTGTGTGGCAACTATGCCAGATATAATAATATGCAAGATAAAAATATCTGGGATATATGCTGTGCTTTAAGtagtgtacatttttaaatatgacatTTGTAGTGTCTTCTGTGTATTATccctttcatttactttttaggATGAAGACAAGCGCAACAAAGCTCTTGCAATGCTAGAGGAATCCTCTAAACATGGATGTCTGCAAAGTTCTTTTCTGCTCTGGGACTCTACCCGCAAGATGGCAGTAAGTTTCCCCAGTGATTTCCTAGTTCATTTTCAAGGTTGATGTGTAGATaactattttaaagaaaatggacaatagccaaaatatttttgtgttcaggaattaatatatacagtatatttcctaTGAATGTTCCACTTGTCTAAAATATGAACATGTCCATAATTGTGATGCACAAGTATGTAAGTTTATATGACCCAGTAAAAGGAAAGACctgttcaaataaaatgtttgttcCACCTCTGGATACCAGGAAGTTTAATATTGCATCAGAAATTGAAAGGGAAAATTAATGGAGCTAACACAAATGTGCATCAGTTTTATTCTGATTATTATTTTCCCTCAATTCATTCTTCCTAATTCATCAAATGCTGCATTAGCTCCTTATTTGACCGATTTACTCTTTTCGAAAATGTCAGAACTGTACTTTCAACAGAAATAAGCATGCATGGATATAATGATTAGGTATCTTCAGTAAGTGTTTCCAGGTTTGCTTACCATGTAGCTATAGTAGGACTGATTACCAGTGATCATGATGCAGCCTGCAAAGGTTGAGCTTTATTTCCCAAATGATtggtgcaaaaacaaaagaagcgGACTGCTGATGGTAGTGCTTCCATTAGCAATGTGGCTGCTGTGGAAAGAGTAACTATCTTAGACACGATGTTCACCTATTTTGGGATATACTGTAGGGGAAATGCAAGCTCCCAATAGGAAATTTCAATTGGTAACatcagagaaacttttaagtgataGCCATGTTTCCAGAATCTTTAGAGTGGTAAAGTAAAACTGACTGAAAAAAATTGGTTAAGCCAGAAGTGGTATTTGTTGGTTGCGTTGTATTAGGATTGATTCTGTAGCTGTTTAGTGcattttctttgcttattttttccatGGGAGAAATTAAGCTGATATTTAATTACTTTATATGTGGAATGAGAAGCCTTGCCTTTGTTCCAGTAGTATGACTGGAGATGCATGTGGAGAGATCAGCTTTGAATCATGTAACATTAGAAATTCCGATAACCGTACATAAGAGGTGTATGTGCATGTTTACATTATTTAaggatatttttatttacttttaactcAAGATATCTGATCCTGGACGATACCTTCAGAGCCTTCGAACTCTCAGAGATTATGCTACCAAAGGCTGCTGGGAAGCACAGGTAAGTAACTTAATTTTAAGTGTTCTGTATTTGCATATAATCTCTCACGCCTATATATGTTTACACTCTGGTGGTTATAGAATATTTTGCAGATTTTGCTTTGCTGGTTACAGTTGAATTTGTAATAATTCTCTCCTTAAatgagattaaaatgtttttttaaatgcaatatcTGCTTTTTTTACTGTATCCTGGCCATGTAGTACTATTTTTAATTCCATTGaagagcagaaacaaaaaagcTCTATAATTGGATGCAGTCCAGTGCTTGTTGTTTGATGGTAAATGGTCATTTATTTTCTATTGCCAGTATAAGGAAATATGCCACACTTATTGTTTTCCAGTTGGCACTTGCTAGAGCGTGTGTAAGCAGGAACCAGCTGGGTCTGGAACAGAAAGGCTGCAGTGACTTGGTGTCTCAAATCTTTCAGTCATCTGCTCTCAACAAGCCATCCAAGCTGAATGGGGTGAATAACTTTATGAGGTAGGTGGCATTATGCTGTACCACAGAGTAAATGAGGCTATTGTATGTATGCTTTTTTTACAAGCTTATACGATCTACGATCATTATTGTTTCGAGTAGAGTCAAAGTATTCTTTGTGAAATTTTGCCATTCCCTGGCACCACTATCTGTGATTATAACTACCTTAAGTTTAGTTTTTACCTTCCTTATCTGAAATAACTATCTTATCTTGAAATTTTTTCTGCATGTGATAATTTTGCTCAGCCCTAAAATTTCTTTACTGTCCAGCCTATATTTTTCTCAGTGAGTTATGGCATAATTTGCTTTTTTAGTGATATTGTAAAATATGGCAaaagttatttaattttcttcaaatCCCAGGATTACACTTTTCTGACAGCCTTTTATTTTTCCTAGTTGTTTTATATGCATGCTtgacatttcattatatttttttctttattttcttcaggtacATTCTTGTGGATTGGCTAGTAGAAGTTGCCACAATGAAGGACTTCTCCAGTTTGACCCTCCACATAACTGTGTCCTGTGTTGATCGTTATTTACTAGTCTCCTGTGTTGATAAAACTAGGCTGCAATTGCTAGGGATTGCTTGCATGGTTATCTGTACACGGTAAGTGTGATGTGAGTcaatttcattgttttatgtcttcacattgaaataattttaatcaaGCAATGCTTTCCAGACAAATACTTTACATCAGTTGGCCTTTATTTTGTGTCCTTAATAAAAGGTGTATTTCTAAAACAGTTGAAAGAAAAACGGTTTCAGTTGTACTTgtaacaaaaaattttaattttggtgGTGAAAGAAGTTAATTGGAAAAACAGCACTAAATGattaaattcaaatgaaaaatcGTGAGAAAACATATGTTCTGGCAAAGAATACTGTGTATTATAATTGAATGACCGTGGAAATCTGTGATtacagacaaaatattataacCTTGAAAAGAATAACCTGCAGGAGAAACTTGTAAtccttgctttaaaaaaaaaaaaaaaaaaggcagagttATTCCAAAATATAGGCAAGGTGTTTCAGGTAAGGGATGgcataaatcaattttttttttttaaattacaaattggatttttttgttttctttcaatggGAAGGCTAGTGGCAGACCTTGGACGTGCTATATTTGTTTATGTAGTTGAAGAATGGATAATGATGATCCTGACACATTGCAAGGCCTAGGTTTAAGTTTTCAGGAACGTTTTAATGTCAAAACTCTATTAGtcctaaaaaaaataactgtttgaGCATAACAATTTTTAGCATCATGATTTTGACAAGCAGTcacattctgtatttttttttcattttatgtaaatgtTAGCTTTCTATCACATTCAACTCCAAGGCTGCTAACAGAGTGTATTGGGATAACTGACAATCTGTTTTattagcattttaattaaagaagtttgaatatatgaaaataagaatAAGATTGTGCAGCAAGCCACATCTTGTCCTTTATCATGTTGACACCTCCAGATTGGCTACCAAGCAGCACTTGATGCTCTCATTTcagtttttccaaaatggatttcaCATCCAGTATTAAAATGTAACTGTTTTCTTGTTCCTTTAATAGATATACGAGTAAAGAGATTCTTACCATAAGAGAAGCAGTATGGCTAACGGACAACACATACAAGTATGAAGATTTGGTTAGAATGATGGGAGAAGTCATCTCTGTTCTTGAAGGCAAAATACGGGTGCGTGCCTTttagtgttgttgttttttttttttttttttttattattattattatttggtatgGGCTCAAAGGACGGATGAGattattgtgtgtttgtgtaactttttaaaatggataatttgctttttagtttttggtaaaattatttttttacattgggTAATACATTAACTAGGCTTAATATCACAGATCTATAACAGTAATATATCTCTACTTCGTATTTTGCCATTGTGAATAAATCTGATGTAACATACAttttgagaaaatattttttccctcTGTGTGCACTATATGTGGTAGCCATTAAAGTGTTTTTTACAttaatatgttttaatgtttacttaactgttttttgttttgttttttttttcctctgaaaaCAGATGCCCACTATTCTTGATTATGGTGAAGTGTTGTTGTCTCTGTGTTCTCTGGAAAAGAGAAGTGAAAACCTTTTCAAATACATCTGTGAGCTGTCGTTGCTCCACACAAACTTTTCGCTCTTTTCTCCTGCTCTTTTGGCATCGGCAGCTTTTTTGCTTACTAGGATATTGCATGGATATGGTAAGGGTGGGCCATATTTTTGTGCGGTACTCTAAATGCTAAAAGGTTTCTTGTCAGCACAGCCTTCATTCTTTAATTGAGAAACATTCACATGTGTTTTCTCCAAACAAAttctttgaaatatattttttgacattctcaaaataattaTTGTTGGAGGAGGGGTTGGGATGAAAAATGTTATTCTTTGCATTTGAGTTAAGTGCAGCAGCTAGTAAATGTTTCAGAAATCTCTCTATGACGCATTTAATGACTGTGAATGAGAGCCACAGATACACAAGCAACACATGTGTAACCTCATTATATCATTATTCATTTAAagtatgtatgtgttttatttttaacagctcTCCCATGGTCCTTCCAATTATCTGAATTCACAGGGTTTTCTCTTCAGGATTTGACCATATCTGTCCTCAGTCTTCATAAGAAATGGTATGTTACTTTCGTGGTACCTAGTTGTAGATcagcaaaagattttttttttttatttttttttttttaatactgaaacCGTCATTTAATGTAGTTAATTTGTTATATGTTGCATTCAAGGTTATTTGATTTAGAATTTACATATTGTATGGTTAAGATTTACCAAAGAATTTTAGCAAATTGTTTTGAACAGTGTCGttgggtgtgtgtttttttttttttaatatctgtatttatagatagatataaaattgCAAAGAGAGCTGTTGaatccacaaaatatatataggaTGTTTATGGTATATATATTTAAGATaagtaagcaattttatttttaatggccttatagctgattacccagtggcttcgctcactgagtgcaagggaaaaaaataaaatgtagtatataaattattaaacagtaaaacattaacatgtaagaagtaaagatacattgagcagtactggagtgcttttgggaaaagtacattttaaaggcgctataacacaacaggtaagtagcactaacagcatcttaaatgtatttggatcatctctcggtagcagatcccttgtgaaaggcgctacacgactgctgttttatagaaattacattttctatgcaatcctgcaaatttctgcctgacaaccttgtactacgtgcctgtgatttaagaggaaaaattattctgagaaatgtggacgctgcccttccgtgcttaaagtgaaaagaattttatatacagtatatagattttaatcaaaatataatcgCGAAATACATTTAAAGTAGTGTAAAAATGATGGAAAAGCAAAGCTTTCAGAGCGTcatctggatgataacatacatacaagaccgcaatattgttacagtctgctaatatgtatgtgtgtgtgtgtgtgtgtgtatatatgcattttttttttcttcagaattctacacacaacaccccataatgacaatgtgaaaaaagtttacttgaggtttttgcaaattttattaaaaataaaaaaattgagaaagcacatgtacagaagtattcacagcctttgccgtgaagctcaaaattgaggtcccaatgagcacagtggcctccatcatccgtaggTGGAAGAAGTTccaaaccactaggactcttcctagtgcTGGCCAGCcttctaaactgagcaatcgggggagaagggccttaggcagggaggtgaccaagaacccgatggtcactctgtccgagctccagaggtcctccgTGGAGAGAGGAGactcttccagaaggacaaccatctttgcagcaatccaccaatcaggcctgtatggtagagtggccagacggaaaccaCTCTTTAGTAAAACGCACATGGCAGTCCACCtgcagtttgccaaaagacacctgaaggactctcagaccatgagaaacaaaattctctggtctgatgagacaaagattgaactctttggtgtaaatgccaggcgtcacatttggaggaaaccaggcaccgctcatcaccaggccaataccatccctacagtgaagcatggttgtgggagcatcatgctgtggggatgtttttcagcggcaggaactgggagactagtcaggataaagggaaagaagactgcagcaatgtacagagacatcctggatgaaaaactgctccagagcgctcttgacctcagactggggcgactgttcatctttcagcaggacaacgatcctaagcacacagccaagatatcaaaggagtggcttcaggacaactctgtgaatgttcttgaatggcccagccagagcccagacttgaatccgattgaacatctctggagagatcttaaaatggctgtgcaccgacgcttcccatccaactatatatatatatatatatatatatatatatatatatatatatatatatatatatattaataataataaattatatatatatatataataaattatatatataataaattatatatatatatatatatatatatatatatacacacatacacacacactgacttTTATCTCTATCGATCAACTGCATCATGGAAACTTACCTTATTGTAACTATTAGTTGACctgctgttttattttgcattcttgGGTATTAGCAGATATTGATACTTTTAAGAGTGCCTTGGATAGCACACACTGTTCCTCTTCCTCCTTTTTTATGATTTGGTGACCTTCTCAAACCTACATAATTCATTTGACGATTTCAGAGCGACAGACCCTATCACAACAGTGCTTTgcgcaaggcatgaaacagcACTGGACAGGGCTCCAGTTTATCTCTGTGCACACTCATATATGTATCAAATTCtttaattatgctttttttttttttttttcttttctcacagCTTCCATGATGAAGTACCAAAGGACAATAGAAGTATGTCTTTGACTGGAGTTCAGCAGAGATTTGAAGATGATTCTTACCAGCAGATCAGTAAAGAAAAGGTATGTGCTGTTTCATCAaattcatttaaagaaagaaatatttgtgGTGTAAGTCCGCTTGCTTGGTTAATGTAGAAAGGATATTTTTTGAAACATGCTGTAGAAGTAACACCTTTTTTGGTTTTGCatattggttggagtttgaaagcTCTGTTATCATGCTCTATATTGAGGTGACAGTTTATATATTTATGCTAGACTCTTTTGTCTTGTGTTAACTGCTTCACCTGTTTATACCCTGTGTTACCTGTGCATTACAATTAAGTAAAATGTACCAATTCTTTCCTCAAATCACTAGCCCCTTTTTACCCCCATTTATTCCACTGTCTTGGAATTTAAGCCTATTAACTTGATGAAAACTGGTCACGTTCCCCACACCTGCCAACTGCAGACATTGACTGCATGGAACTAGCTCATTTTCAAGTAATGggcaattattataaaatagcCAGTCAGTCTTAGCAGGCAGAATTAAGTGATCtgtgctttaaagaaaaaaacagttactGAAACTTGTCCAATTATAATTTATATGGTAAAGCAAAGACTAATAAGCTTTTGTTAAATAATAGTAGCCTAAATGTTGCTTATGTTACAATGTTACCTAGACTTAAGTatctttatataaaacaaaaaataaagctttTGTGATCATTGTTTTAAATGACTTGAAGCATTTTTCTCCTACCGTTTCCTAATAAGTTCTTTGCTGCTATATTGAGTGCATAGTCACAAATGTAGCACATACGGAAAAGGGCACTTCTGCTGCTAATGGAGAAGCCTTCtatttggttcagatgacatCCTTACTACAGAGACATTGCCAATGGCCAGGAAGTTGTCTTCAATAGTTCATATTTTAAACTGTCCTAAACATTATATTAGCATTTGTTAGGAATTATTGAGCTCCATGTACAGATATTGCAAATACGAGGTGTTAAAAGTGACCATCTCTTGATCTGAAGTTTGCCAGCCTTTCTGTTTGGGTATTAGAAATATGTCAAATGTGATTGGTTGACATTTTAACTCATTGATCGCAGTAATGCTTTCCACCTTTGGCAATTCAATTTGCATCACAGTTctacagaaatttttttttttttttttttatttcaatcctTTTAGATTCTGCTCTTTACTAAACCGTTAAGTATATACAGGCTGAGCTTTTCAAGGGTCAACCCTTGGGCATGACCTGAATGTAATACCTACAATGTGACTTAGCTAGAACTGTGTATTACTTCACTAAGTTTGTCCGCCTTTAAGAAGCATTGGCAGATGACTACCAAGTTGCTACTTTTAATCATTAGTACTGCCTCAATGCCTtggacatttttatttcatttgttggtGTTAAAGAGGAAGTTATTTTAACCCTAGCACAATTAAAAGGAGGTATACAGATTTATCTCATATCAAatgttaaaatccatccatccatccattttctaacccgctg
It encodes:
- the ccnf gene encoding cyclin-F gives rise to the protein MKVGVHCRCSSCYPAPTKRRVKKRIPVKTLLTLPEDVLLYILQCLSAEDLPSVRLVHSRLRDLIDSHTSVWARARFQDVWPSPENIWIFERAAHSGNFGAAVKLGIAYLYNEGPSVSDEGRAEVCGEKASHYFSLAESLRIPPEPFTWLFIRPPWSPTGSCCKAVVFESMKQESLAWPSMKGILLHCLARVLLLFDDEDKRNKALAMLEESSKHGCLQSSFLLWDSTRKMAISDPGRYLQSLRTLRDYATKGCWEAQLALARACVSRNQLGLEQKGCSDLVSQIFQSSALNKPSKLNGVNNFMRYILVDWLVEVATMKDFSSLTLHITVSCVDRYLLVSCVDKTRLQLLGIACMVICTRYTSKEILTIREAVWLTDNTYKYEDLVRMMGEVISVLEGKIRMPTILDYGEVLLSLCSLEKRSENLFKYICELSLLHTNFSLFSPALLASAAFLLTRILHGYALPWSFQLSEFTGFSLQDLTISVLSLHKKCFHDEVPKDNRSMSLTGVQQRFEDDSYQQISKEKVMAFSELCAILEVEEDILCKSEPPLANTKSAGDIHAFLTSPSSKNKRRKEEHIPEDRDNLLVTPTAELSAQEETLLGDFLDWSLSCSSSGYEGDQESETEEGDITIPVGMLDLEATCSNDHVCCSVSSEDESCLPELGVNNEGAKECKGIFRTRKSSLQKTRESLGDFSSGYSSVNATSPIGLSEVSGTIRRNSNSTVSVLAQVLSKKNHRQDVRRQIKRKNGAEHSGEEMGISF